In Meriones unguiculatus strain TT.TT164.6M chromosome 17, Bangor_MerUng_6.1, whole genome shotgun sequence, a single window of DNA contains:
- the LOC110562624 gene encoding collagen alpha-1(III) chain-like, with the protein MLRWRQQLCQQRAQIGVVHELSHIQGAAGDFKSRRTSVSRKLPSAAYPRSPEKQGLNSPSGSREAGPAKGEKAPREEELRKSREDVCRRPHHGRRGPRGSGWKLCRRVPGPPSEPRLRAQPEGGTGHAHRLGEGAGPREAPPPEPANWFREAPGHAHPAPLLSSGPRAPRAPRRGRARSPGRALCLSASLLGARSAAARRRSSCARRTRLAALAPGSPATERGSPPARVQPRSGGGEDRGAWAVRWRGGRGGARGTGEGGRDAPAVPSEAERPRGARRGGDASSGACHVAQTASGEATAGVGPARAGRGRPACTGWPGRAGRRPPEARGSPPALAARPPGRPRLDPAGRRRPGGQGRPPRPRSPPLPPRQRPPGQTPVSGNRGRRPPLEMGCQGGGTTKFETPRRPG; encoded by the coding sequence ATGCTCAGATGGCGACAGCAGCTCTGCCAGCAAAGAGCCCAGATAGGAGTTGTGCACGAGCTATCTCACATACAGGGGGCAGCCGGCGATTTCAAATCCAGAAGGACGAGCGTCAGTCGCAAGCTCCCCTCGGCAGCCTATCCACGCTCCCCAGAAAAGCAAGGCTTGAACTCGCCCTCAGGCAGCAGGGAGGCGGGTCCAGCCAAGGGAGAGAAAGCCCCGCGTGAGGAGGAGTTGCGAAAGAGCCGAGAGGACGTGTGCCGCCGCCCCCACCACGGGAGGCGAGGCCCTCGTGGCTCCGGCTGGAAGCTCTGCCGCCGCGTGCCAGGCCCGCCGTCGGAGCCCAGGCTCCGCGCGCAGCCGGAGGGAGGGACCGGGCACGCGCAccggctgggggagggggcgggccCGCGGGAAGCCCCGCCCCCGGAGCCCGCGAATTGGTTCCGCGAGGCCCCTGGCCACGCCCACCCGGCGCCCCTCCTTTCTTCCGGGCCCCGAGCCCCCCGCGCGCCGCGTCGGGGCCGCGCTCGCTCTCCGGGCCGCGCGCTCTGCCTGTCCGCCAGTCTGCTCGGCGCGCGCTCGGCGGCGGCCCGACGACGCAGCAGCTGCGCTCGCCGGACGAGGCTCGCCGCTCTCGCGCCCGGCTCCCCGGCCACGGAACGCGGGTCGCCGCCGGCGAGGGTGCAGCCCCGGAGCGGCGGCGGTGAGGACCGGGGGGCCTGGGCGGTGCGGTGGCGGGGAGGACGCGGCGGGGCCCGGGGCACCGGGGAGGGAGGTCGGGACGCGCCCGCCGTCCCGTCGGAAGCGGAGCGGCCGAGGGGTGCGCGGCGGGGAGGCGACGCCTCCTCGGGCGCGTGCCACGTCGCCCAGACCGCCTCCGGGGAGGCGACGGCGGGCGTCGGGCCGGCGCGCGCGGGCAGGGGCCGGCCGGCTTGCACAGGTTGGCCCGGGCGCGCAGGCCGGCGCCCGCCCGAGGCTCGGGGCTCCCCGCCCGCACTGGCCGCGCGCCCCCCGGGCCGGCCGCGTCTGGATCCCGCTGGCCGACGCCGCCCAGGCGGGCAGGGCCGCCCGCCGCGACCACGCTCGCCGCCCCTTCCACCTCGGCAGCGTCCACCTGGACAGACGCCGGTTTCTGGAAATCGCGGCAGACGCCCGCCTCTAGAGATGGGTTGCCAGGGAGGGGGAACGACAAAGTTCGAAACTCCTAGAAGGCCGGGTTGA